CAAGGAATTGTCCATCAGGACTGCAGTCGAGATCgatgccaagaccagcgTTGTTGTGACCCCGGTAGCTCTTCTTTCGGTTCTGCCGGAACTTGTCGTTTGCACCGTAGACGAGAATCTGGTTATCGGAACTCTGATATGCGACGTATTTGCCGCTGGGGTGGGGAGCTGCGCGGGTCATAGGGTACATATCTGGTTCAGCAATGTATTTGATGGGGACAGGAATGTTGTAGTCCCATGCTCGGAGAGACTTGTCGTCAGAAGTTGTCATAAAGCGTCggttctcatcaacaaatgtgatggtgttgatggcaGCTAAGTGATGATCATACTCCTGGACAACCTCGTTCGGTGTTCGAATATCGAATTGGACAATCTTCTTATCCGACATACCAGCCAAAAACTCATTCGCATGTTCAGGATCAGGGTTGAATTTGATGACATGGGGAGTCTTGCCAGTCGTGAACTTGCTCACGCAAACACCCTTCTCAGTATCCCAGAGCTTGATCATGCGATCgtaagaagaagagagaaactgAGTGCCCGATGTGTTGAAGCAAATATCTGAAATGGCCTTCGAGTGTCCAGAGTATGTTCGTAGGAGCTCTTTGTCGTGGTACACATCGAAGATCTTAACGGTAGTGTCGGCGCTAGCTGATAGGAGTAAATgcccagaagaagggaagaaacGCAGCGCAGTAATCGCCTTGGAATGGTTCTTCCAAGAGTGAATCTGATTCTTGGGAATAaagttggtgatgcttcCCACTTCTTTCCGAAGGTCGATGTCCAAGTCTTGAGGAACGTGCATATAAGTCCTTCCCTGGTAATCGTACTCGGCGGATCCGTGGAACGTCGTCGTCTCGTCGCCCatctcctcggcctccttcCGTCGTTCCAAAGCCTTGGTTGGTGCCTTGACAATTGTTCCACTCTCGActacctcttcctcctcttcgacAACCTCATATTCCTCATCGCTCGCCAATACTTCGTCATCCGCAACAACCTCGTATTCTGCCTTTTTGTATCGTGCCCAAGGTCCAACATAAGACCCAGGTCCCTCCGCAATCGTTGCGCTGCCCTTGCTCTCTCGCCCAGCTCGTATCCTGGCAGCCTCTGCTTTTTGCTCTGCATTCGTTTGGTACTCTCGTTCAGGACCACCTCGTCGCTCGATAGCACGATGCTTGCTTCGGAATGTGTGTTCGCTTAGAAAAGTCTCCTCTGCGTGTCCAGTTGGGACGCTCTTGCGCTTCAAAATGTTGTTCTCGTCCTTGAACGGGTTTAATGGTCCAACCTTGGGACGCGATAGATCTTCAGCCGAATAAGGCACAACAGCATGGTCAGGTTCAGCTTGTTCTCGAACTATGAGCGCATCTTGCGGCGCCATATTTGGCGGATATTCGCCAAAATCCGCCATTATGATGGAAATGTGCCTTTGGGTGGTGTGTTGGAGGGAAAAGGTTGTCCCAgctgccgatgatgaagaaaacaaaggaGTTAACGGTGCTTGTACTGCTTGGCTAAGGCAGCAATCGAGTCATGAAACAGATAAACCTTATCTGATTGTGACTTCTGAGATAATGGCCTCGTTATTTAACTTATTGGCGGGAACGCTCAAAATCTCAACGGACTTGTGCAAGACTGATTGACTGATTGATAGCTAAAGCTTAGggcatctcaacaagacataaggaagaggatgatgaagagaatgagcGTAGACGATTGATGGAGTTTGAACGTCGCAAAgtataggtaggtagtcagTCAAGCTCTACAAAGCGCGACAGAGCAGATCGCGAAACAGAAACAGTCACGTGACTTTGATCGCAATCCCATGCTCACTTCGCAGGTAAACGGGGTGCAAGAAATTGGAGAGAGGTTCTGAGGTCCCTAAAAGCAGGCGCCTAGTTTTTACCTAAGGCCTATTATACCTATGCTGAATTTACCTAAGTTTGCTTTTGTTGTTAGGATAAAGGCACTGAGGTTTCTTCCCAAAGGTAGGGTTTGGTTGTTTAAGCCCGAGTAGCTCAACGGGGCACGAGAAATGTTTGTCATGAGTTGTAAGTCATATACTGTACATAAAGAAACTATACATTTCATCCAAAGCATCAGAACTGGCCATCTTATTCGGTCATTAATCAATTATCACACCGGGCTCAAACGCTGAAGGATGACGGGACCAGGTCACCACCAAGTGCGATCAATGCCTCAGTCTCCAACAGAACATGCTACCCACCGCCTTCATGAAGTAATCAACCAGAGCGCCAGCTGGCATGATACCAGGATATATACGCCAAGCCCGCCTCttaaaaaaataataagctatcatcatcatctatACTGTCTTCCACTCGTTGTGTGTACTGCCGTAGCAGATTCATATCGTgttctcttgttcttgtcgtCGCGTGACCAGTCGATTCGGCCCTGGATGTCGGCTGAACTCGACCAGCTTGTTAAGATATTGCAATCTGTCTTATCAGACGTAGCCAAACATTGCCTAACATCGGTGATATCGGACCGCGGCTCATTCGAGAGGGGTAGCATTTTAGGAGGACTCGTCTCGGATAAGAGCAACAATCATGCTGTAGAGgtagaagaagaacatgagCAGGTGAaagccaagcttgaagaaagatTCCTGTTGCGGTGTCAGTGCTGCGCTTTGCTACGAGTCAAGCTAGGCCACATACCTTCTTGTGAACATTGAGCTTGCGGAAGATCTCAGTCGCATCGAGGAGATGAGTGTTGTCGACAATCCTAGCCACGGTCAGTTTGTTGTCGCAAAACTCGGGGTGTATTCGACATACTTCTTGACGTTCCAGCCAAGGAGAGGCAAGTTGAGAATGAGAGGGATCCAGTAgccgttgatgaggaagaggaaggtCAAGAAACCGTGCACAGCAGCCTCGGGGATGATATAGGTATTGAGTCGGTTGCAGAGGTCAATGGGGTTAATGTAATCACTGTTACCATATGCGATTAGttttcatctcaacaattgCTTTGAATACGCGCATCTGAGGCGCAGAGTTTGACACCCTAGATAGCAGCGCCTGCAAAGACCATGGGAACCATACCATTCCAAATCACTGTACATAATAGTGAAGAAAACCTGTAAAAAGAGGTTGACGGCGTTGATAAGCACCGACAACAAAAACAGCCAGGCTTCTCCAGACATCATGTTGGGCTAAAGTGTAAATGTGACGTTGAGGGTGGTGATCGAGTTGGGATGACGATGTCGGTCGAGGACAGCTGTTTGACAAGCTCTGTCACAGGCTGCAGATCGCGGTGCAGGGCGAGGGATGATAAGCTTCGGAGTGGTACAGTTCGCGGAAAGCTCTGGATAGCTGAATATGCCAAAGTCGCCTTGCTGCAAAGATTTCTTAGTCACGGAGTGCGAGGGGAATAACAGAGTGGGAGAGGAGAAATGTTGGTGGCGGGCAATGGATGGTGTGGAAGTGGTAACTTAGTGGGAGGGTAGCGGTGGTGAGTTCTGGTGGAGATATGGTGGAGGTGGACCTGGAGAGGTTAGGTTAAGTTGGGTTCCTGGGCTGGTCAGATAAAAACTAGCCGCGATGATGGAAGCGGCGACAGCTCAGGGCAACACCCTCGAAGCTGACAGCAGGGGCATTGTGCTGAAAACCCCCCGTAATCCCAGCGGCCTCTGCCTTGATCCCCTGTCCTGGAAACGCCTTCCACGGCGGATGGCGTGGCCGAGTGACGCCTGCATGTGGCTGGGAGGGTTCACAGTCTCACTGAGCCTTTGAGAGGCAGGGTTTATTACTCTCCAACTTTGACAGCGAGAGCCATTTGCGTCACTCCACAGATAGATAGGTAGATAAGCCTGCATCCGGGAATATGCACCACGGACATCGACAATGATGTAACCACGTATGGCCTGACTTGACCAAGCTGGCCAAGCAAGGCTGATCAACGTCGATATCCACATAAACACCATGGTTCACATGCCTTTGTAATAACCTTAAAAGAAGACTCTATCAATCACTCAAAACTTGAGCAGAAATGTTGTGTCAATATATCAACTTTGGGCTCATGCCTCACTGCTCGCCGTTATAATGCACCGTCAATCAGCCAACACCTTCTCATCCCCACCAACTCCAGAACATGATATCGCCAAAACATATGATTTCTTCACATAACAACACTCATAAAACTCTATGCCTGGGTTTCTCCGTTCTCGGTGCCAGGCATCGGTAGGGCGCCGCCAGGAGAATCTGGCTGTCTCGCGGTCAAAAtctcgacaccatcttctgTAACAAGAAGAGTGTGCTCTGCGACTTATATTAGCCTATGACACTGCCACACTTCCAAACGAGACTTACCAAACTGAGCTGTCAGCTTTCCATCGATAGTGGTGCTGGTCCAGTTGTCAGGCCAAGTAATATCTCTGTACTTGCCCAGAGCAATCATGGGCTCAATGGTGAAGGTCATTCCGGGCTTGCACTCTCCAacagtcttgttcttggcgtaGTGAGGGACGTTGGGAGGACAATGGAAAAGCTTGCCGACTCCGTGGCCACAGTAAGTTCGGATAACGCTGCAGTTGTGCTTCTTGGCATGCTTCTCAATAATGTTACCAAATTCTCGGATCAGAGTGCCGGGCTTAACGGCCTTGATAGACTCATCCAAGCATTGTCGTGCCGTCTCAACCACACGAACAGTATCGGggtcggccttggccttgtctcCAATGTAATAAGTCTCGTTCAAATCGGCGTGGTATCCTTCATGGTACAGGGAAacatcgatgttgagaatatcACCGTCAAGCAGAACGCGCTGGTCAGGAATACCGTGGCAGATGACTTCGTTAACGGACGTGCAGCAAGACTTGGGGAAGTTGTTGTAGTTCAGAGGAGAGGGGTAGGACTAGGTCGAGTTAGCCATCACAGATAGACTCCAGCGCTTCGAAAATTGGTGAGCAAATCTCGATACGTACGTTTCGCTCGATACAAGCCTTGTGAACGATCTCATCGATGTAGTCGGTCGTCACGCCAGGCTTAGCGGCAGCGGCCGCGATGTCGAGGACCTCTCGCGCAAGCTTGCAACTCTTTCGCATAGCATCCTGgcccttcttgtcgagaatTTCAATCTTGTTACGGTTGGTGAGGGATCGGCTGTATCTGGGGTTGCCGTCTTGCCACCACACGGGGTGAGGAATCGACTGAGGAAGAGTTCGGTGCGGCGACAGAGGATAGACGGGTCGCAAGGTTCCAGAGTACGGAAAGTTGGGGAAAGGGTTATAATAGCCGGTAGCTGGATCTGGTGAGATTGCTTTCGGAGCTTTCAGGTGGTGGAGGATATTACTTTGCGACTTGTGCATTGTCTTGTGGATACCCTGCGCTGGAGTTAGGTTGTGTCGCTGTCACAGCGTGGTGGAATTTACGTACCCAGTTTCTCTTAAAGCACTCCTGAGAGCAGAAGTAGCTGTCCTTGACTCCCAGCTTCAGACAAGTTGGGCATTGGAGGGATCCAGCTTCGTTCTGGCAGTCGGCGCCCATACACTCCTTCTTGGCGGGGGAATCAGCAGTCATTGTGTCGGTATCAATGTATGTGCTCGAGTACACAGATTTTATCGTGTGAAAAAAGAATGTATAGATCAAGAAAACGCAACCTGGAGTGAGAGTTTGTTGAGAAATCAAAATGCGATCACAAAGCGCCAAACGGTGTAGTCGTAGAGTCGTGTCTCGTGGTGCAACTTTCAGACGAGAGCAAAAGATTGACTCGGGCCCATTTGCTGCAGGTTGATAAGCATCGATAAGGGTAGTCGCTAACAATGGCCAGTTACGCTTGGCGACGGTCTGGAGCTCCTCTAACAGAGCCTGAGTCTGTGGGGCAGTCGAACATGTTTTGTGCAATTTTATGCATACGTCTCACTAACAGCAGCCGTTGACGCTCTCTGGTAAACGGTGCTGTTTTGGGTAAGTGGGGGTTTACGGCACGACGGAGACGTGATCAGTGATGAGGTGGTGGTCCATGCGAGCTTGTTAGTGCTTCAGTGAAGACTGGGCATGTGAATGACAAGGAACTCAAATTGGTCTCTGTTGAGATTTTCTGCAACTTACGTCTCACCAACAATTTGCGTTTCTGCTCATTCGAGTCGAGAATAATTTCATGATATCAGTGTCAGGCTTGATTCAGGCATGTCATTTCTGAGCAGACAGTTGTGGGATCTGGAGAATTGAAGCCGGATAAATACATACTATTCGATCTGCACAAGAGCAGAGAGAGAACCCAAGAAGGCGCTTTGCAGTGAGCAATGGACCATCGAGGATAACAAGTTGGCAATACTAGTCTGGTATGTGCACCGGCTTCGCTCTACCTCAATGACAACGACCCTTCGGAGCAGTCAAAACACACTCACTTGGTCACAGCTAGCGGCATCTTCATTGGATCATAGTCCAAACCTAAGTTAGTCAGTTTAGAACTAAGTTAGACCTTTTTTTCCCAACCTTCAGCGGCATTGCATACTTACTACAACACCGAATGCCGGGGTTACATTAGCTGTCAGTGGTCTTGTGAGTGAGGTGAGTTTGTTCTCGCTCTTCTGTAGTGGATAAAGTGGGCCCCGCTTCCGGCCGGCCGCTATCGCTTTGatgcaacagcaacagccgGCCCTATCGGGGCTTGAATCGGTCCTCAGTCTATTAGTATGGCGACCTTAATATCTCGCCATCTCTTGACATATTTTGTCTCCGTTCGTCCTTGACAAACTTCACGAGCAAGATGGTGAAACCCCAGAAGATCGTTGTTGTAGGTGCTGGCCCTGTTGGTTCTCTAGCAGCTTTGTATGCTGCCCAGAGAGGccatgaagttgaagtttaTGAGTTGCGACCGGGTAAGTGACCTTTTTCTAACATATTTCCCATTGGTGCATCGCGAAAGACTCGAATAATTTCCGGAGCCCCGAGGGAACTCGTTTGAAGCTCTCGCGACTTGCGAAGAGTTGTATATGAATTTTCTCATGGGTCTTTTACGGAAATTCTCTTCAAACGTTCAAGAGGCGCATTCACTGACTGGTCTAGACCTCCGGGATCCCAGCACTATCCCACTCAACTTTACAAAATCTATCAATCTTGCAATATCAGAGCGTGGAATCAATGCTATGCGCCATGCTGGTCAACCGGGCCTCCTTGACCATGTCATGTCGACAACAATTCCAATGAGAGGCCGCATGATTCATGGTCGAGGCCCAACTGGAGCACTCTTTGAGCAGTC
This genomic interval from Fusarium verticillioides 7600 chromosome 1, whole genome shotgun sequence contains the following:
- a CDS encoding ER-derived vesicles protein ERV14 — encoded protein: MMSGEAWLFLLSVLINAVNLFLQVFFTIMYSDLECDYINPIDLCNRLNTYIIPEAAVHGFLTFLFLINGYWIPLILNLPLLGWNVKKIVDNTHLLDATEIFRKLNVHKKESFFKLGFHLLMFFFYLYSMIVALIRDESS
- a CDS encoding methionyl aminopeptidase (At least one base has a quality score < 10), which translates into the protein MTADSPAKKECMGADCQNEAGSLQCPTCLKLGVKDSYFCSQECFKRNWGIHKTMHKSQSNILHHLKAPKAISPDPATGYYNPFPNFPYSGTLRPVYPLSPHRTLPQSIPHPVWWQDGNPRYSRSLTNRNKIEILDKKGQDAMRKSCKLAREVLDIAAAAAKPGVTTDYIDEIVHKACIERNSYPSPLNYNNFPKSCCTSVNEVICHGIPDQRVLLDGDILNIDVSLYHEGYHADLNETYYIGDKAKADPDTVRVVETARQCLDESIKAVKPGTLIREFGNIIEKHAKKHNCSVIRTYCGHGVGKLFHCPPNVPHYAKNKTVGECKPGMTFTIEPMIALGKYRDITWPDNWTSTTIDGKLTAQFEHTLLVTEDGVEILTARQPDSPGGALPMPGTENGETQA